The DNA segment GGTCAAAGACTATCAGCGTACTTCcctttataaagtatataaccAAATCacaataaatactttttttgtgaCCTCATTTATTTAACTCCATATTAAATATAACGCTTATATGATTGCTTATATGGTTGCTAACTGAGGCTTATCGTAAATGAAATCAGAAAGCATTGTGATGATGGCAAAGTGTATCACCTAGACTTTTTGACTTGACTGGACTCTCgcatatttatttctttaatcaCATGCATTAATTTgttatctttttgtttgttacgACTTTACttgatccttttttttattattcgaaaatagaattttaatttataaacctaaaacagaagatgtggtatgattgccaatgagacaactctccataagacactaaatgacacagaagtgaGCAGATAATTTTATTGGTGGCATTCGACCTTATATCTATTAAGTTACAAATTCGAATATTAgcattcattttataatatgaatattatttGAACTTATACATTATTGTTTTGAACTCGGAAAACTTTCTATATATAACGCATTTGTTTTGGTGTGACGCAGTATGAATATTTGtgtgttaatattttatataatctgTTTTATTAATACTTTTACACATGTACTTATGACTATGGTCTGGAAATGGCTTAAGATAATGAAATAAGTTACATCAGTAATCATACAGTAAATAGGCTTGTCAAAATTAGGTGTGGCTGtcaattataaacaaattactTTTCTCACCATGGGCCCTTTATAtggaataaaaatatctttatattaatttgaaacaaGTGCAGAATATAGAATTTCAGTTATAAAATAGCATAAGGTGATAAATGTATTGAACACAATGCAGGATAATTTATCTGTCTTTCTGGCTGCTTTATACTATAAAATTGATTCCTAAATTCTAATTCCAATCTGTTCTGAAGGTCTAATGTCATCAATTAATACAATTGCTATTTACAGACAAATATAATGAATTACATTTTctattgaataaaaaagcataaaGTACAGCTGTATTAAACaagacaacaataaaaaaaatataattatgaaaacaatATGTCAAGAGTCCAGTTCAATCCAGGTAatacaatttgttcatcatgatAACGTTCTCTACTCAATTATGAGTGAAACTGTCACTTCAATGTCTAATGGTGTCCATTGAAGAAAATGATGCGAGTAAGGTATTTCAAAGagttataaaaattacaattttgttttgtttaacatAAGAATTCtgtttttattccttttcttcttttaaattgtatatggtttttttgttaatttcgtTCACTTTAATATCGCATAGTTTAATGTTCGTTATTCATGCATCAATAAGTTGTAGAATATGATGTCATATAAGAATAAAATAGAGGTTGATGGTAagttgccacatgtggagcaggatctgcttacccttccgaaggacctgagatcaccccctttttttgggaTTCGTGTTgtgtattctttagttttctatgttttgtgatgagtactattgtttgtctggttctagccatggcgttgtcagttatatttttgatttatgagtttgactgtccctctttgccaatgagacaacaagcAACTATAGCTGAGAACAATTTCAAAAAGCTAATGGTAGACAGTTTTTTAACGAGAAATTTACCCAACACAGAACTCAAATAAGGAGAGCAATTATCATACGGGCAAATTCTACTGCATCTACATACTACGAACAGCAAGCCCCTTTATTCGGGTGTGTTTTTAGACtgcaacaaaataattttatatatctgtatTATTATAAAGGGTTCCACAATACTccttatagttatcaaaggtaccaggattatagtttagtacgctagacgcgcgtttcgtctgaaCATTATAGGACGTGGATAATCAAATATGacaggaaaaaaaattgttaacgaaaTATCTGATCAGTGGGAAATTTACGATTACACATTGTTTTCTCCTATATCatcatgtttgtatttttatgagaTGGAACATTATTCTCTTTCAGGCATGTTTATTCAACTTCTAATTATCGGTATATCTACTTGTGTGAATGCATATCCCTGgataaatttgaaagaaaatggtGTAGATAAGCTGTCAACAGGATTACAATACCAGGATAATAATGACCTTTCAAACGAATTGAATTCCTTGATTGAAAAACTGTATTCTAATAGACTCAGTACGTTAGaggaagaaaataaattatggAGTGAAAACAATGATACACCAAACATATACGATAGTGACAAAACATCGCATGCTCTCGCAGAACTCTTGACGTACAATCCATTACCAGAGTGTCAAGAGAAATATTTGAtcaatatgaaacaatttataTCATGCATCAAAGAAATTCAAGGAAATATACATAGTGGTGTACTTTCAAAGCGCAGAGATGGGTTGATGAAGTTAAATCCTACTGGCTGGAAGCGGAAACGACGGGACACTGCTACAAGTTTGGCGCTTGATCAAAGAAGTCAAAACGAGTATCGACTTAACCAGCTGATTAATCACCTGTTGATGCAGAAGCGAGAAAAGATGCGGTTTAATCCAACTGGTTGGTGATGAAAGACTATTAGATACCTTAACGTTTAATAAggctttgaaaataaattacaaatgtttCCAAAAGGATAGTTTTGTACTTTACTTTTACATCAGATTAATTATATGTTGTCtatgataaataacaaaaaaaaaatgcacaatgAGACGTCAAGCAGTTGATTGTATACAATATgggaaaataaaatgaaaacctATAAATTAGAAGGTCGGATAAGTCAATCTTTGTTACTGttgaattcaaaataaaaaaagcaaacgGACCAAATAATATGCATCATATGTTTAAAAGACACAAGTCTGTCAGTTGCCAATGATCAATCTGCAGTTACCATAACTATGTTATTTAGACGTTTTTCAATAGTGTTTTATCCTGCAGTGTCATATTATACTTTCAATCAATGTCTGGACATGGGATGAAGCAAAAGCGTTTTAAAAAAGGGTCAAGCAATGACATCAGTCCGGCATCTAAACTGATTTTCAAGCCTTAAACTCTCATTAACATATTGATTTACACTGCAGTATGTACGAGAGCTGTTAATGATCTAACAGATTGCTTCTTGTGTCTTGCCAGTGataaagttatatttatttctatcaaacaaacagataaaaaataaatgacactGATGCCAAGACGTTTAACACGAGTATTAATCTCAATCTCTgacaacattttaatttttagaatacTACGGTGAATACATAGATCTTATGAGACACACATTGACAGAAGTTGTCTTCCTGTCATATTTGtatcatatttaaataaactattGAGGTAAAGGTCAAAATCAATAGCAGTGCGTGTGTACATCTTGCAGGCAAGGATAAAGAAACCgttattaaattgttttgtaatatacttttcaataatgtttaaattttgtaatcaaGATTTTTAAGGAATCATTCCCAGGAGGATATTATGTGgaagagggacattcaaactcctagatcgaaaataaactggcaaCGCCATGACTCAAAAAGACAAACGgtcaaataatagtacacaatacACCCAATAGAAAAATACAGagtaagcaacacgaacccaaccaaaaactgagtGATATTAGGTGCTACTGGaagtgtaagcagatcctgccccATATGTAGCATCCATCGttttgcttatgttattacatatCCGGTAAATAGtgttattcggtaggtcatttTTTGTGAAacgggaaggggattgtagttacgacataatcAACATATCCGATTTCATCTGTGAAACTGATATTCTagaacggtcaaccaactcgtgattgtgtccgtaaataaaggcaactgtagtataccgctgttcaaaactcataaattcatgaacaaaaaacaaaatcggggttacaaactaaaactgaaggaaacgcattaaatataagaggagaacaacgacataacagtaaaatgttacatacgcagaaacggaccaagcattagacaaaatcctatgagaataacaaatataacaaaatttacgaagggatgatttcaacttcgccatttggaactcttgctgttaatagcttccttgtgttTAGATAGATTATTCTCATAGAACCATGCAAGTACAAAGGTTAcaaagaagttaaaaaaaaataatacacataaaaaataaaatgcataaaattggGACTAGACTACATACAACAGAATATTTATAAACTCAAACAGTCAAATGgaaaagttaaaattgtataaagaaaTACGTTTTAGGTATAAATATGCAAACTGATGGTTGTGAAGAAGTGAGTTGTCTATGAATACATCGTATAAAATTGAAGAGGTTACTGAGTGTCTTTAGTTGTTTGGAATAAAACAATGTGTTCAATTTGATAATGGCATGTCTGAGTACTAATATTTCATTTGGAATACATCTTTTTCTTTCATCTTATAAAGCCgggcaaacaaaaatataatgatgtttgtCTCCGATATCTCTATTCgtacatattaaaaatattcttttacttGAGTCGATATTTTGCCATCTCCCCTTTTCTATTGTCAGTGTAGAATTTGAAGTTCGGAATTTATAAGGTGCAAAAACATCTCGGTCATTGATAGTGTTGAAATAATGTTCAAAttccaaattttcattaaagaGTCTATACGTAATGCATTTAGAAGAGTTTTGAATAACTGAATTCCAAATTTGATTTAACTGGTCAGTTAATCGAAGTTTGATACTTTTTTGTTACCTTGTAAGGTCTGAATTAtgcacataaaatatatatacaaatttgttttgattgatAATAACAAAGTGTCATCTTTAAGCAGCCTGCATCAATAAGATATCATTCGACATTTAATGCCTACTAGTTATCCAAAAGATCGCCCAGTTTCACCGTACACAATCATGATTGGTGTATTGGTGTAGATTTTTTTAGATGAAGTAAATATGAGCAACAACACTCTATCAAGgtaatcatgataggaaatacaagcccggtaac comes from the Mytilus trossulus isolate FHL-02 chromosome 3, PNRI_Mtr1.1.1.hap1, whole genome shotgun sequence genome and includes:
- the LOC134709474 gene encoding uncharacterized protein LOC134709474, with product MEIHSLVKKTYSCCFPASFSMFIQLLIIGISTCVNAYPWINLKENGVDKLSTGLQYQDNNDLSNELNSLIEKLYSNRLSTLEEENKLWSENNDTPNIYDSDKTSHALAELLTYNPLPECQEKYLINMKQFISCIKEIQGNIHSGVLSKRRDGLMKLNPTGWKRKRRDTATSLALDQRSQNEYRLNQLINHLLMQKREKMRFNPTGW